Proteins encoded in a region of the Anopheles ziemanni chromosome 2, idAnoZiCoDA_A2_x.2, whole genome shotgun sequence genome:
- the LOC131283148 gene encoding N6-adenosine-methyltransferase MT-A70-like protein isoform X2: MSSWEDVHAVKVKRNSLREKLEKRKKERQDLLGNNSPSGTGGVAGLIKLEAGSSLGDDKDIDAEVEKCLVQVLADQSLILPTNSAQITERVERSIQKPVQRDSIAYYLHKLAGQNLVNIKEVSIGGTVGYEVISVEHTNLQALHNDMGMNHVRMASEDRETGGTKRKAENTKGDETGKMARGPGGSSTNSSESSSLGCKASDIMSLLSLPSTREKQSKKVGEEILELLSKPTAKERSLAEKFKSQGGAQVMEFCPHGTRVECMRSIEATNEAAAAEEQKRKDADEEVDKDTDDEVTIITTEVEGCKNGVLEVKKEPESGEKVKYQCNKLHFKKIIQNHTDETLGDCSFLNTCFHMDTCKYVHYEVDTVVGQAPSSVPAKCEPTDERTVGQKRPNTDPCATLYPPQWIQCDLRFLDMTVLGKFAVVMADPPWDIHMELPYGTMSDDEMRQLGVPALQDDGLIFLWVTGRAMELGRECLKLWGYERVDELIWVKTNQLQRIIRTGRTGHWLNHGKEHCLVGMKGNPPNLNRGLDCDVIVAEVRATSHKPDEIYGIIERLSPGTRKIELFGRPHNVQPNWITLGNQLDGIRLVDPELISSFQKRYPDGNCMTPGKNP, encoded by the exons ATGTCCTCGTGGGAGGATGTACACGCGGTGAAGGTGAAGCGCAACAGCCTACGTGAGAAGCTCGAGAAGCGCAAGAAAGAACGGCAGGACTTGCTCGGCAACAACAGTCCTAGTGGCACCGGCGGTGTCGCTGGCTTGATAAAGCTCGAGGCCGGTTCGAGTCTGGGAGATGACAAGG ACATCGATGCGGAAGTGGAGAAATGTTTGGTGCAGGTTCTGGCCGACCAGAGTTTAATACTGCCCACCAATTCGGCGCAAATAACGGAGCGCGTGGAGCGGTCCATCCAGAAGCCGGTGCAGCGGGACTCGATCGCGTACTATTTGCACAAGCTGGCCGGGCAGAACCTGGTCAACATCAAAGAGGTCAGCATCGGCGGTACGGTAGGGTATGAAGTGATCTCGGTCGAACATACCAACCTGCAGGCTCTACACAACGACATGGGCATGAACCATGTCCGCATGGCGTCGGAAGACCGGGAAACCGGGGGGACAAAGCGAAAAGCGGAGAACACCAAGGGGGACGAAACGGGCAAGATGGCCCGCGGTCCTGGTGGCTCTAGTACAAACTCGTCCGAATCTTCGTCACTCGGTTGCAAGGCATCCGACATTATGTCGTTACTGTCGCTTCCGTCGACCAGGGAAAAGCAGAGTAAAAAAGTCGGCGAAGAGATCCTGGAGCTGCTCTCCAAGCCTACCGCCAAGGAGCGCTCGTTGGCGGAAAAGTTCAAATCTCAGGGCGGCGCACAGGTGATGGAGTTTTGTCCACACGGCACGCGCGTCGAATGCATGCGATCGATAGAGGCAACCAACGAGGCCGCGGCCGCAGAAGAACAAAAGCGGAAGGATGCCGATGAGGAGGTGGACAAAGATACGGATGACGAAGTGACTATAATTACGACGGAGGTCGAAGgctgcaaaaatggtgtgCTCGAGGTGAAAAAGGAACCGGAGTCCggtgaaaaagtgaaatacCAATGTAACAAACTACATTTCAAGAAGATCATACAGAACCACACGGACGAAACGCTGGGTGACTGTAGTTTTTTGAATACCTGCTTTCACATGGACACCTGCAAGTACGTCCATTACGAGGTAGACACTGTCGTTGGCCAAGCGCCCAGTAGCGTGCCTGCCAAGTGCGAACCCACCGACGAGCGGACCGTCGGCCAGAAGCGTCCGAATACGGACCCTTGCGCCACCCTCTATCCACCACAGTGGATCCAGTGCGACCTGCGCTTTCTGGACATGACCGTGCTGGGGAAGTTTGCGGTCGTGATGGCCGACCCACCGTGGGACATTCATATGGAGCTTCCGTACGGTACGATGTCGGACGATGAAATGCGACAGCTGGGTGTGCCGGCACTGCAAGATGACGGGCTTATCTTCCTTTGGGTAACCGGGCGCGCCATGGAGCTGGGTCGAGAGTGCTTAAAGCTGTGGGGCTATGAGCGCGTGGACGAACTGATCTGGGTGAAAACGAATCAGCTGCAGCGGATCATCCGCACAGGCCGTACCGGGCACTGGTTGAACCACGGAAAGGAGCACTGCCTGGTGGGAATGAAGGGCAATCCTCCTAACCTGAACCGCGGACTGGATTGTGACGTGATTGTGGCTGAAGTGCGTGCCACCAGTCACAAGCCGGATGAAATCTACGGCATCATCGAGCGGCTAAGCCCCGGCACGAGAAAGATCGAGTTGTTCGGGCGACCACACAACGTTCAACCCAATTG GATCACTTTGGGCAACCAACTGGATGGCATAAGACTGGTGGACCCGGAATTAATTAGCTCGTTCCAGAAGCGCTACCCAGACGGTAATTGTATGACTCCGGGAAAGAATCCGTAA
- the LOC131283148 gene encoding N6-adenosine-methyltransferase MT-A70-like protein isoform X1: MSSWEDVHAVKVKRNSLREKLEKRKKERQDLLGNNSPSGTGGVAGLIKLEAGSSLGDDKGKHLLTTIKLEHGGSADIDAEVEKCLVQVLADQSLILPTNSAQITERVERSIQKPVQRDSIAYYLHKLAGQNLVNIKEVSIGGTVGYEVISVEHTNLQALHNDMGMNHVRMASEDRETGGTKRKAENTKGDETGKMARGPGGSSTNSSESSSLGCKASDIMSLLSLPSTREKQSKKVGEEILELLSKPTAKERSLAEKFKSQGGAQVMEFCPHGTRVECMRSIEATNEAAAAEEQKRKDADEEVDKDTDDEVTIITTEVEGCKNGVLEVKKEPESGEKVKYQCNKLHFKKIIQNHTDETLGDCSFLNTCFHMDTCKYVHYEVDTVVGQAPSSVPAKCEPTDERTVGQKRPNTDPCATLYPPQWIQCDLRFLDMTVLGKFAVVMADPPWDIHMELPYGTMSDDEMRQLGVPALQDDGLIFLWVTGRAMELGRECLKLWGYERVDELIWVKTNQLQRIIRTGRTGHWLNHGKEHCLVGMKGNPPNLNRGLDCDVIVAEVRATSHKPDEIYGIIERLSPGTRKIELFGRPHNVQPNWITLGNQLDGIRLVDPELISSFQKRYPDGNCMTPGKNP; the protein is encoded by the exons ATGTCCTCGTGGGAGGATGTACACGCGGTGAAGGTGAAGCGCAACAGCCTACGTGAGAAGCTCGAGAAGCGCAAGAAAGAACGGCAGGACTTGCTCGGCAACAACAGTCCTAGTGGCACCGGCGGTGTCGCTGGCTTGATAAAGCTCGAGGCCGGTTCGAGTCTGGGAGATGACAAGGGTAAACATCTACTGACCACAATCAAACTGGAACATGGAGGAAGTGCGG ACATCGATGCGGAAGTGGAGAAATGTTTGGTGCAGGTTCTGGCCGACCAGAGTTTAATACTGCCCACCAATTCGGCGCAAATAACGGAGCGCGTGGAGCGGTCCATCCAGAAGCCGGTGCAGCGGGACTCGATCGCGTACTATTTGCACAAGCTGGCCGGGCAGAACCTGGTCAACATCAAAGAGGTCAGCATCGGCGGTACGGTAGGGTATGAAGTGATCTCGGTCGAACATACCAACCTGCAGGCTCTACACAACGACATGGGCATGAACCATGTCCGCATGGCGTCGGAAGACCGGGAAACCGGGGGGACAAAGCGAAAAGCGGAGAACACCAAGGGGGACGAAACGGGCAAGATGGCCCGCGGTCCTGGTGGCTCTAGTACAAACTCGTCCGAATCTTCGTCACTCGGTTGCAAGGCATCCGACATTATGTCGTTACTGTCGCTTCCGTCGACCAGGGAAAAGCAGAGTAAAAAAGTCGGCGAAGAGATCCTGGAGCTGCTCTCCAAGCCTACCGCCAAGGAGCGCTCGTTGGCGGAAAAGTTCAAATCTCAGGGCGGCGCACAGGTGATGGAGTTTTGTCCACACGGCACGCGCGTCGAATGCATGCGATCGATAGAGGCAACCAACGAGGCCGCGGCCGCAGAAGAACAAAAGCGGAAGGATGCCGATGAGGAGGTGGACAAAGATACGGATGACGAAGTGACTATAATTACGACGGAGGTCGAAGgctgcaaaaatggtgtgCTCGAGGTGAAAAAGGAACCGGAGTCCggtgaaaaagtgaaatacCAATGTAACAAACTACATTTCAAGAAGATCATACAGAACCACACGGACGAAACGCTGGGTGACTGTAGTTTTTTGAATACCTGCTTTCACATGGACACCTGCAAGTACGTCCATTACGAGGTAGACACTGTCGTTGGCCAAGCGCCCAGTAGCGTGCCTGCCAAGTGCGAACCCACCGACGAGCGGACCGTCGGCCAGAAGCGTCCGAATACGGACCCTTGCGCCACCCTCTATCCACCACAGTGGATCCAGTGCGACCTGCGCTTTCTGGACATGACCGTGCTGGGGAAGTTTGCGGTCGTGATGGCCGACCCACCGTGGGACATTCATATGGAGCTTCCGTACGGTACGATGTCGGACGATGAAATGCGACAGCTGGGTGTGCCGGCACTGCAAGATGACGGGCTTATCTTCCTTTGGGTAACCGGGCGCGCCATGGAGCTGGGTCGAGAGTGCTTAAAGCTGTGGGGCTATGAGCGCGTGGACGAACTGATCTGGGTGAAAACGAATCAGCTGCAGCGGATCATCCGCACAGGCCGTACCGGGCACTGGTTGAACCACGGAAAGGAGCACTGCCTGGTGGGAATGAAGGGCAATCCTCCTAACCTGAACCGCGGACTGGATTGTGACGTGATTGTGGCTGAAGTGCGTGCCACCAGTCACAAGCCGGATGAAATCTACGGCATCATCGAGCGGCTAAGCCCCGGCACGAGAAAGATCGAGTTGTTCGGGCGACCACACAACGTTCAACCCAATTG GATCACTTTGGGCAACCAACTGGATGGCATAAGACTGGTGGACCCGGAATTAATTAGCTCGTTCCAGAAGCGCTACCCAGACGGTAATTGTATGACTCCGGGAAAGAATCCGTAA
- the LOC131282393 gene encoding activin receptor type-1 isoform X1: protein MDDTDMEVESSLGNRQAPVQNTITNHPRYKCYSCEPPDCADTTIHAHHCQNAIQCWKSRTRDQNGNENLQRGCTNEHDQLPLYCSQNQKSSTGGGPKKRHISGSGMYNIECCTGDYCNNGSFPSLPPMKATGNLSEADPIVMKMVAAILLPFCTVVILAIAVIYCMRRRHKKRMNASRTKYDPETYYTNDDVLRATSAGDSTLREYLQHSVTSGSGSGLPLLIQRTLAKQVSLCECIGRGRYGEVWRGIWHGENVAVKIFFSRDEDSWKRETEIYGTVLLRHENILGYVGSDMTSRNSCTQLWLITHYYPQGSLFDYLNRAAITTHQMITICLSIANGLVHLHTEIFGTEGKPAIAHRDLKTKNILIRANGTCVIADFGLAVMHSQTTNKIDIGNTARVGTKRYMAPEVLDESINMECFDALRKADIYAIGLIFWEVCRRTISCGIAEEYKVPYYDYVSSDPSFEEMRKVVCVDNYRPSVQNRWTSDPFLTGMSKLMRECWHMNPNVRLPALRIKKTLLKLASSDETIKITPDGEVIL from the exons ATGGACGACACGGACATGGAAGTTGAATCTTCCTTGGGGAACCGACAGGCTCCTGTACAGAATACTATAACCAATCATCCCAG GTACAAATGCTACTCATGCGAACCGCCGGACTGTGCAGACACAACGATTCACGCCCACCACTGCCAGAATGCGATCCAATGCTGGAAGTCGCGCACCCGCGACCAAAATGGCAATGAGAATCTGCAACGAGGATGCACCAACGAGCACGACCAGTTGCCTTTGTACTGCAGTCAGAATCAAAAGTCTAGCACGGGTGGGGGTCCGAAGAAACGTCATATCTCGGGCTCGGGAATGTACAATATTGAGTGCTGTACCGGTGATTACTGCAACAACGGGTCCTTTCCATCTCTACCACCGATGAAGG CGACCGGTAACCTTTCGGAGGCGGATCCAATAGTGATGAAGATGGTGGCCGCAATCCTTCTGCCCTTCTGCACCGTGGTCATCCTTGCCATTGCCGTCATTTACTGCATGCGTCGCAGACACAAGAAGCGAATGAATGCTAGTCGCACTAAGTATGACCCGGAAACATACTACACCAATGACGACGTCCTTCGAGCTACGAGCGCTGGTGATAGTACACTTCGG GAATATCTACAACATTCTGTAACTTCGGGTTCGGGCAGCGGACTTCCTTTGCTCATCCAGCGTACGCTAGCGAAGCAGGTCTCCCTGTGCGAGTGTATCGGTCGCGGTCGATACGGCGAAGTGTGGCGTGGCATTTGGCATGGAGAAAATGTTGCCGTAAAGATTTTCTTCAGTCGTGATGAAGATTCttggaaaagggaaacagAAATCTACGG CACGGTTCTGCTAAGACACGAAAATATTCTTGGATACGTCGGTTCCGATATGACATCGCGAAATTCGTGTACCCAGCTGTGGTTGATTACGCACTACTATCCACAAGGATCACTGTTTGATTACTTGAACAGGGCTGCCATTACCACGCACCAGATGATAACCATTTGCCTTTCGATTGCCAACGGGTTGGTGCATCTTCATACGGAAATATTCGGAACGGAg GGTAAACCAGCTATCGCTCATCGTGACCTTAAGACAAAGAATATACTAATTCGTGCCAATGGAACGTGCGTTATTGCTGACTTTGGATTAGCGGTCATGCACAGCCAGACGACGAATAAGATCGATATTGGTAACACTGCTCGCGTCGGTACGAAACGATACATGGCCCCGGAAGTGCTGGATGAGAG CATCAATATGGAATGCTTCGATGCGCTAAGAAAGGCAGACATCTACGCAATCGGGCTTATCTTCTGGGAAGTCTGTCGTCGTACTATTTCTTGTGGCATAGCGGAAGAGTATAAGGTTCCGTATTACGACTACGTTTCGTCCGATCCTAGCTTCGAAGAAATGCGTAAAGTTGTTTGCGTAGACAACTATCGACCATCAGTACAGAACCGATGGACATCTGATCCG TTTCTAACGGGTATGTCGAAGTTGATGCGTGAATGTTGGCACATGAACCCCAATGTGAGGTTGCCTGCTCTGCGTATCAAAAAGACCCTGCTTAAGCTGGCCAGCTCGGATGAGACGATCAAAATAACACCGGATGGCGAGGTAATTCTATGA
- the LOC131282393 gene encoding activin receptor type-1 isoform X2 — MDDTDMEVESSLGNRQAPVQNTITNHPRYKCYSCEPPDCADTTIHAHHCQNAIQCWKSRTRDQNGNENLQRGCTNEHDQLPLYCSQNQKSSTGGGPKKRHISGSGMYNIECCTGDYCNNGSFPSLPPMKGMLGTCATGNLSEADPIVMKMVAAILLPFCTVVILAIAVIYCMRRRHKKRMNASRTKYDPETYYTNDDVLRATSAGDSTLREYLQHSVTSGSGSGLPLLIQRTLAKQVSLCECIGRGRYGEVWRGIWHGENVAVKIFFSRDEDSWKRETEIYGTVLLRHENILGYVGSDMTSRNSCTQLWLITHYYPQGSLFDYLNRAAITTHQMITICLSIANGLVHLHTEIFGTEGKPAIAHRDLKTKNILIRANGTCVIADFGLAVMHSQTTNKIDIGNTARVGTKRYMAPEVLDESINMECFDALRKADIYAIGLIFWEVCRRTISCGIAEEYKVPYYDYVSSDPSFEEMRKVVCVDNYRPSVQNRWTSDPFLTGMSKLMRECWHMNPNVRLPALRIKKTLLKLASSDETIKITPDGEVIL, encoded by the exons ATGGACGACACGGACATGGAAGTTGAATCTTCCTTGGGGAACCGACAGGCTCCTGTACAGAATACTATAACCAATCATCCCAG GTACAAATGCTACTCATGCGAACCGCCGGACTGTGCAGACACAACGATTCACGCCCACCACTGCCAGAATGCGATCCAATGCTGGAAGTCGCGCACCCGCGACCAAAATGGCAATGAGAATCTGCAACGAGGATGCACCAACGAGCACGACCAGTTGCCTTTGTACTGCAGTCAGAATCAAAAGTCTAGCACGGGTGGGGGTCCGAAGAAACGTCATATCTCGGGCTCGGGAATGTACAATATTGAGTGCTGTACCGGTGATTACTGCAACAACGGGTCCTTTCCATCTCTACCACCGATGAAGGGTATGCTTGGAACTTGCG CGACCGGTAACCTTTCGGAGGCGGATCCAATAGTGATGAAGATGGTGGCCGCAATCCTTCTGCCCTTCTGCACCGTGGTCATCCTTGCCATTGCCGTCATTTACTGCATGCGTCGCAGACACAAGAAGCGAATGAATGCTAGTCGCACTAAGTATGACCCGGAAACATACTACACCAATGACGACGTCCTTCGAGCTACGAGCGCTGGTGATAGTACACTTCGG GAATATCTACAACATTCTGTAACTTCGGGTTCGGGCAGCGGACTTCCTTTGCTCATCCAGCGTACGCTAGCGAAGCAGGTCTCCCTGTGCGAGTGTATCGGTCGCGGTCGATACGGCGAAGTGTGGCGTGGCATTTGGCATGGAGAAAATGTTGCCGTAAAGATTTTCTTCAGTCGTGATGAAGATTCttggaaaagggaaacagAAATCTACGG CACGGTTCTGCTAAGACACGAAAATATTCTTGGATACGTCGGTTCCGATATGACATCGCGAAATTCGTGTACCCAGCTGTGGTTGATTACGCACTACTATCCACAAGGATCACTGTTTGATTACTTGAACAGGGCTGCCATTACCACGCACCAGATGATAACCATTTGCCTTTCGATTGCCAACGGGTTGGTGCATCTTCATACGGAAATATTCGGAACGGAg GGTAAACCAGCTATCGCTCATCGTGACCTTAAGACAAAGAATATACTAATTCGTGCCAATGGAACGTGCGTTATTGCTGACTTTGGATTAGCGGTCATGCACAGCCAGACGACGAATAAGATCGATATTGGTAACACTGCTCGCGTCGGTACGAAACGATACATGGCCCCGGAAGTGCTGGATGAGAG CATCAATATGGAATGCTTCGATGCGCTAAGAAAGGCAGACATCTACGCAATCGGGCTTATCTTCTGGGAAGTCTGTCGTCGTACTATTTCTTGTGGCATAGCGGAAGAGTATAAGGTTCCGTATTACGACTACGTTTCGTCCGATCCTAGCTTCGAAGAAATGCGTAAAGTTGTTTGCGTAGACAACTATCGACCATCAGTACAGAACCGATGGACATCTGATCCG TTTCTAACGGGTATGTCGAAGTTGATGCGTGAATGTTGGCACATGAACCCCAATGTGAGGTTGCCTGCTCTGCGTATCAAAAAGACCCTGCTTAAGCTGGCCAGCTCGGATGAGACGATCAAAATAACACCGGATGGCGAGGTAATTCTATGA
- the LOC131287279 gene encoding mitochondrial intermediate peptidase gives MLRRLKTVSSALSRHRAVSTWSPLTTAFNTRPEKRINFTKNEVGLFGVPELTTYEGFYVLKEKAMFKTDDLIEEATSADRTRKMVTIFDELSDTLCKVADLSEFIRLAHPSPNFCHAAEDACITISGIVEKLNTHKPLYRVLRAVVDQGDRLETTDVDKHVAELFLFDFEQCGIHLEEAARQRVVHLNDCILQFGQRFMAGAVHPRSISKNVLPENIRHFFSADGENVLVSGLYADSANSMAREAAYRLFLYPDAQQEHLLSEMLKSRHELATICGFPTYAHRALKASTVETPEMVGQFLDELNEQLRPRAAKDFVVMQQRKSAECGFENPLAPWDTPYFTSSLKRNYLQANASEFSPYFSLGACMEGLNLLMNSLYGITLKNTEMGPGESWSSDIYKLAVTHETEGLLGYIYCDLFERQGKPNQDCHFTIQGGKVMPDGSYQNPIVVVMLNLSSPRWSGPTLLTPSMVDNLFHEMGHAMHSMLARTEYQHVTGTRCSTDFAEVPSVLMEYFASDPRVLRSFARHFQTQEPMPEEMLERLCVSKILFAASESQLQVFYSALDQVYHGNPEQHGKSTTETLHAVQDKYYGLPYVENTAWQLRFSHLVGYGAKYYSYLISRAVASWIWQTYFERDPFSRTQGEKYRRGCLAYGGGIPSRLLVSNFLGREITPANLTSSLINEIDMYSERLRSIDGRFR, from the exons ATGTTACGTCggttgaaaacagtttcttccGCCCTATCCCGGCACAGAGCAGTTAGCACTTGGTCACCGCTGACTACCGCTTTTAACACTCGTCCTGAGAAAAGGATCAATTTCACCAAAAATGAAGTG GGTTTATTTGGAGTGCCCGAGCTCACAACATACGAGGGTTTCTATGTGCTTAAGGAGAAGGCAATGTTCAAGACGGACGATCTCATCGAGGAAGCAACTTCGGCTGATCGCACTCGGAAGATGGTGACCATATTCGACGAGCTTTCCGACACCCTATGCAAGGTGGCCGACCTGTCTGAGTTCATTCGGTTGGCACACCCGTCACCAAACTTTTGCCACGCAGCCGAAGATGCTTGTATCACGATTAGTGGAATCGTAGAGAAACTGAACACGCATAAACCGCTCTATCGCGTCTTGAGAGCAGTTGTCGACCAGGGTGACCGGCTAGAGACGACCGATGTTGATAAGCATGTGGCGGAACTTTTCCTCTTTGACTTCGAGCAGTGCGGTATTCATTTAGAAGAGGCAGCACGTCAACGAGTGGTGCATCTGAACGATTGCATTTTGCAGTTCGGCCAGCGCTTTATGGCTGGTGCCGTCCACCCGAGAAGCATCTCGAAGAATGTTCTGCCCGAAAACATCCGTCATTT CTTCTCGGCAGATGGAGAGAATGTCCTCGTATCCGGATTATACGCCGATTCCGCCAACAGTATGGCCCGTGAAGCGGCTTACCGTTTGTTTCTCTACCCGGACGCCCAGCAGGAGCATCTGCTGTCGGAAATGTTAAAGTCCCGGCATGAACTGGCGACCATTTGCGGCTTTCCAACATATGCGCACCGTGCCCTGAAGGCCAGCACGGTAGAAACGCCCGAAATGGTAGGCCAGTTCTTGGACGAGCTTAACGAACAATTGCGACCACGTGCTGCAAAAGACTTCGTCGTGATGCAGCAGAGGAAATCGGCCGAATGTGGCTTCGAAAATCCGTTGGCACCGTGGGACACGCCATACTTTACGTCCTCGCTGAAGCGCAACTATCTGCAGGCAAATGCGTCCGAGTTTTCGCCCTACTTTAGCCTGGGAGCCTGCATGGAAGGGTTGAATCTGCTGATGAACAGTTTGTATGGCATCACGCTCAAAAACACCGAAATGGGACCAGGCGAGTCGTGGTCGAGCGACATCTACAAGCTGGCAGTCACGCACGAAACGGAAGGCCTGCTCGGATACATCTACTGCGATCTATTCGAGCGCCAGGGCAAACCCAACCAAGACTGCCATTTCACCATCCAGGGTGGCAAGGTGATGCCGGACGGTAGCTACCAGAAtccgatcgtcgtcgtcatgcTGAACCTGTCCTCTCCGCGCTGGTCTGGGCCGACGCTGCTGACACCCTCGATGGTGGACAATCTGTTTCACGAAATGGGCCACGCCATGCACTCGATGCTGGCTCGCACCGAGTACCAGCATGTGACCGGAACGCGCTGCAGTACCGACTTTGCCGAAGTACCCTCGGTGCTGATGGAGTATTTCGCTTCCGATCCGCGAGTGTTGCGGTCCTTTGCGCGCCATTTTCAAACGCAAGAACCGATGCCGGAGGAAATGCTGGAACGACTATGCGTCTCGAAAATTCTCTTTGCAGCGAGTGAATCCCAGCTGCAGGTGTTTTATTCCGCGTTGGACCAAGTTTACCACGGGAACCCGGAACAGCACGGCAAAAGCACTACCGAAACACTGCATGCAGTGCAGGACAAGTATTACGGTTTACCCTACGTCGAAAATACAGCCTGGCAGTTGCGGTTCTCACATCTAGTTGGCTACGGTGCGAAGTATTACTCCTATCTCATATCGCGTGCCGTAGCTTCCTGGATCTGGCAGACGTACTTCGAACGGGATCCCTTCAGCAGGACGCAAGGAGAAAAGTACCGCCGTGGATGTCTAGCTTACGGCGGTGGCATCCCTAGCCGCCTACTGGTATCGAACTTTCTCGGTCGGGAAATTACGCCAGCCAACTTGACGTCTAGTTTAATCAATGAGATCGATATGTATAGCGAGCGGTTGAGAAGTATCGATGGTCGCTTTCGGTAG